One Halalkalicoccus sp. NIPERK01 genomic region harbors:
- a CDS encoding bacterio-opsin activator domain-containing protein has protein sequence MSSSAPSPATVLEAFDALAPPGTPLTTPEVAAEFDCTDRTVYNKLDALAEDGVLETKKVGARGRVWWRPVCHSERTGGGRPRGNEDRSRAVLEAMDEGFLLADVAFDGDREPIDILYRDSNPAATELLGEDVEGRWLTETDLSYGSRLYGILGRVASTGEGERLEWYAEADDAWYDFYAFKPEGAGSRRVAVVFRDVTERKRAQQQLAEERDVFTEGPAVVFRWDPDAGEGWPVEYVSGNVEDLLGYTAEELTEGDLTYTDLLLDEEIDRITREVEENSAGTTERFSHDPYRIRTRDGGVRWVQDTTNIVRDDSGDITHYVGYLVDITELKRAKDALERLNSASRELMGAGTQEIGARVGTITGDVLDAEYTAVWHYDETTGEFRQRTGRNDPETGTGTIRLPDGFAEQVWRAFVSADIDVSNDLPPAPESASSESTLRSRVLVPLGRHGVVCVGSTRTGAFDETTVDLVGALAATIEAAWDRAEGEQRLAQQNEELARLDRLNGLIREVIDGLVEADSLEEIDRAVCERLAGSDQYEFAWIGERDPVTDTITPREWAGIDSGYVDALDVPTDGTSSERNPTATAVRTRETQVVSDIATETRFTPLREATLEQGARSCLAVPLVYEESLYGVLTVYADHSQPDERDHAVLAELGRTIAHAIAAVETRETLRTDRVVELTLQCREANTPLCRLARQAECEIEFEGLVSRSNGEPDVFVTASGVSPEEFRTAGEGSVAVEELLCLAEREGESLFRARTSDPTLASRFVEQGAVVHTLTIEDGVATSVVDLPHTVDVREFIERMGRTGPDVELRARRTRERPLKTRRTFRTACEDRLTDKQRAALRTAYLSGFFESPRVRTGEEVAASLDVSQPTFANHLRAAQREVCELLFDDW, from the coding sequence ATGAGTTCGTCCGCCCCGTCGCCCGCGACCGTCCTCGAGGCGTTCGACGCCCTCGCCCCGCCCGGAACGCCGCTGACGACCCCGGAGGTCGCCGCCGAGTTCGACTGCACGGACAGAACGGTCTACAACAAACTCGACGCGCTCGCGGAGGACGGGGTTCTCGAGACGAAGAAGGTCGGCGCGCGCGGTCGGGTCTGGTGGCGACCCGTTTGTCACTCCGAGCGCACCGGGGGCGGACGGCCCCGCGGGAACGAAGATCGCTCCCGCGCGGTACTGGAGGCGATGGACGAGGGCTTCTTGCTCGCCGACGTGGCCTTCGACGGGGACAGGGAACCGATCGATATCCTCTACCGGGATTCCAACCCCGCGGCGACGGAACTGCTCGGCGAGGACGTCGAAGGACGGTGGCTGACCGAGACCGATCTGTCGTACGGGTCCCGCCTGTACGGGATCCTCGGACGCGTAGCCAGTACGGGCGAGGGAGAGCGTCTCGAATGGTACGCCGAGGCGGACGATGCGTGGTACGACTTCTACGCCTTCAAGCCGGAGGGCGCGGGCAGCAGGCGAGTCGCGGTCGTCTTCCGAGACGTCACCGAACGCAAGCGGGCCCAGCAGCAGCTAGCCGAGGAGCGCGACGTGTTCACGGAGGGGCCCGCGGTCGTCTTCAGATGGGATCCCGACGCCGGTGAGGGCTGGCCGGTCGAGTACGTCTCCGGGAACGTTGAGGACCTGCTCGGCTACACGGCCGAGGAACTCACGGAAGGGGACCTGACGTACACGGACCTGCTGCTCGACGAGGAGATCGACCGGATCACCCGGGAGGTCGAGGAGAACAGCGCCGGGACGACCGAGCGGTTCAGCCACGACCCGTACCGCATCAGGACCAGAGACGGCGGCGTCCGGTGGGTGCAGGACACCACGAACATCGTTCGCGACGACTCGGGCGACATCACCCACTACGTGGGGTATCTGGTCGACATCACCGAACTCAAACGGGCCAAGGACGCCCTCGAACGGCTCAACAGCGCGAGCCGGGAGCTGATGGGAGCCGGGACGCAGGAGATCGGCGCCCGCGTTGGCACGATCACGGGAGACGTACTCGACGCCGAGTACACCGCGGTGTGGCACTACGACGAGACGACCGGCGAGTTCCGCCAGCGAACCGGTCGAAACGACCCGGAGACGGGTACTGGTACGATTCGGCTTCCCGACGGGTTCGCGGAGCAGGTCTGGCGGGCGTTCGTCAGCGCCGACATCGACGTGAGCAACGACCTCCCTCCCGCCCCGGAGAGCGCTTCCTCGGAGTCGACGCTCCGAAGTCGGGTGCTCGTCCCCCTCGGCAGGCACGGCGTCGTCTGTGTCGGCTCCACCCGGACGGGGGCATTCGACGAGACGACGGTCGACCTCGTGGGAGCGCTCGCGGCGACCATCGAAGCGGCGTGGGACCGCGCCGAGGGCGAACAGCGGTTGGCCCAGCAAAACGAGGAGTTGGCCCGGCTCGACCGCCTCAACGGCCTCATCCGGGAGGTCATCGACGGGCTGGTGGAGGCCGACAGCCTCGAGGAGATCGACCGAGCGGTCTGCGAGCGACTGGCCGGTTCCGACCAGTACGAGTTCGCGTGGATCGGCGAGCGCGACCCGGTTACCGACACGATCACGCCACGCGAGTGGGCCGGCATCGACAGCGGCTACGTCGATGCGCTCGACGTCCCGACCGACGGGACGTCGAGCGAGCGGAACCCCACCGCCACCGCGGTGCGCACCCGGGAGACGCAGGTCGTCTCGGACATCGCTACCGAGACGCGATTCACCCCGTTACGCGAGGCCACGCTCGAGCAGGGTGCGCGCTCGTGTCTCGCCGTTCCGCTGGTCTACGAGGAATCGCTGTACGGCGTCTTGACGGTGTACGCCGACCACTCCCAGCCCGACGAGCGCGATCACGCCGTGTTGGCGGAACTCGGTCGGACGATCGCCCACGCGATCGCCGCCGTCGAAACCCGGGAGACGCTCCGCACCGATCGGGTCGTCGAACTCACACTCCAGTGTCGTGAGGCGAACACGCCGCTGTGTCGCCTCGCCCGGCAGGCAGAGTGTGAGATCGAGTTCGAGGGCCTCGTCTCCCGGTCGAACGGGGAACCGGACGTCTTCGTCACCGCCAGCGGCGTCTCACCGGAGGAGTTCCGTACCGCGGGTGAGGGGTCCGTCGCCGTCGAGGAACTGCTCTGTCTCGCCGAACGCGAGGGCGAATCCCTCTTCAGGGCGCGAACCTCTGACCCGACGCTCGCCTCGCGGTTCGTCGAGCAGGGGGCGGTCGTTCACACGCTCACCATCGAGGACGGAGTCGCGACGTCCGTCGTCGACCTCCCACATACGGTCGACGTTCGCGAGTTCATCGAACGAATGGGACGAACGGGTCCCGACGTGGAGTTGCGTGCCCGCCGGACCCGTGAACGACCGCTCAAGACCCGGCGGACGTTTCGGACGGCCTGCGAGGACCGCCTGACCGACAAGCAACGGGCGGCCCTCCGGACGGCGTACCTGAGCGGGTTCTTCGAGTCGCCACGGGTCCGGACGGGCGAGGAGGTCGCCGCGTCGTTGGACGTCTCCCAGCCGACCTTTGCGAACCACCTTCGAGCGGCCCAGCGGGAGGTCTGTGAGCTACTGTTCGACGACTGGTAG
- a CDS encoding type II toxin-antitoxin system VapC family toxin, with translation MGGNDDPVLFDVGVIALAHAGTPVSEPALEHVREAIHGDLDAIVPYAAVIGAHHVLRGVYRIPRETATKLLANFLDARRIHWHRTLSESEIRSALAVAGETNIDGWDGYYATVAREAGVSKVLTLDSDFDRPNGIDAEVILSRSEFAELDRFIDELSG, from the coding sequence ATGGGCGGTAATGACGATCCTGTTCTGTTCGATGTCGGAGTGATCGCGCTCGCCCACGCCGGGACGCCAGTAAGCGAACCGGCACTCGAACACGTCCGCGAGGCGATCCACGGGGATCTCGACGCGATCGTGCCGTATGCGGCGGTGATCGGCGCACACCACGTCTTACGTGGGGTGTACCGAATCCCACGCGAAACGGCGACGAAGCTCCTTGCTAACTTCCTCGACGCTCGCCGGATTCACTGGCATCGCACGCTCTCGGAGTCGGAGATCCGGTCGGCGCTCGCAGTTGCGGGCGAGACCAACATCGATGGCTGGGACGGCTACTATGCGACGGTCGCGAGAGAGGCTGGCGTCTCGAAGGTCCTCACGCTAGACAGCGATTTCGATCGTCCGAACGGTATCGATGCCGAGGTGATCCTCTCGCGCTCGGAGTTCGCGGAACTCGATCGGTTCATCGACGAGCTGTCCGGATAG
- a CDS encoding DEAD/DEAH box helicase, translating to MSEQRAASGSAAFTHLGSEVRAALSERGFSTPTAPQRAAIPPLAAGENALVIAPTGTGKTETAMLPVFDSISQAEEAFGISALYITPLRALNRDMRERLEWWGERLGIEVAVRHGDTSDYQRQKQANDPPDVLVTTPETVQAMLTGSKLRKALSDVEFVVIDEVHELAASKRGAQMAIGLERLVELAGDFQRIGLSATVGDPEEVGAFLTGTRPCEIREVEAGSRLDLRVLTPEVEPGDEELASELVTEPEMASHVRAVREIVDENESTLIFVNTRQTAEALGSRFNVLDANIGVHHGSLSKEARIEVEEAFKAGDLDGLLCTSSMELGIDVGQVDHVVQYASPREVSRLLQRVGRAGHRSDRVSRGTVIATTPDDALEALAIVDRAERGDVEPAEIHTGSLDTLANQIAGLVMGHGEIRARKAYEVVTRAAPFVDLPEETFREVVRELSNNRILWLDEGADSLEKSGGTWQYVYANLSMIPDEATYEVRDVASGRGVGTLDERFVTTFAEPGATFIQRGEMWRIVEIDEEEEKVRVSPVENPTGEIPSWVGQEIPVPRAVAENVGELRRVAAPQFSGGATREAVAREFVSRYPTDLHTASEALSPIERHVETGHPIPAEDRLLVEFSGGTVVVNACFGHKVNETLGRLLSALLGQRTGSSVGLETDPYRIELTVPSGVAARDVVDVLEETDPEHVEALIELSLKNSDALKFRLAQVAAKFGALKSWQGSRGSISMDRLLGALEDTPMYEEAVREVFHEDLDVPGAARVLERIRSGELAVERVGERTPLGIGGRSSSTELLAPENADASVIQTVRERIRDDRVLLACLHCKEWDRTQKVERVAEEPECPKCGSTMIAALNPWAEEVVEAVRTEEKTPEEEKATRRAYTAASLVQGHGKRAVIALAARGVGPRNAAYIINNHRENEDDFYRDILEKEREYARTQAFWD from the coding sequence ATGAGCGAACAGCGGGCCGCGTCGGGTTCTGCGGCCTTCACGCATCTCGGCAGCGAGGTGCGGGCGGCGCTCTCCGAACGGGGGTTCTCGACGCCGACCGCCCCGCAGCGGGCGGCGATCCCGCCGCTGGCCGCCGGGGAGAACGCGCTGGTGATCGCCCCCACCGGGACTGGAAAGACCGAGACCGCCATGCTGCCGGTGTTCGATTCGATCTCGCAGGCCGAGGAGGCGTTCGGTATCTCCGCGCTCTATATCACCCCGCTGCGGGCGCTGAACCGCGACATGCGCGAACGTCTCGAGTGGTGGGGCGAGCGGTTGGGGATCGAGGTCGCGGTTCGCCACGGCGACACCTCCGACTACCAGCGCCAGAAGCAGGCGAACGATCCCCCGGACGTGCTCGTGACGACTCCCGAAACGGTGCAGGCGATGCTGACCGGCTCGAAGCTCCGAAAGGCGCTCTCTGACGTCGAATTCGTCGTAATCGACGAGGTCCACGAACTCGCCGCCTCGAAACGCGGGGCACAGATGGCGATCGGCCTCGAACGCCTCGTCGAACTCGCCGGCGACTTCCAGCGGATCGGCCTCTCGGCGACGGTCGGCGACCCCGAGGAGGTCGGAGCCTTCTTGACGGGTACTCGTCCGTGCGAGATCCGCGAGGTCGAGGCGGGCAGCCGGCTCGATCTGCGCGTGCTCACGCCGGAGGTCGAGCCGGGTGACGAGGAACTCGCGAGCGAACTCGTCACCGAACCCGAGATGGCGAGTCACGTCCGGGCAGTTCGAGAGATCGTCGACGAGAACGAGTCGACCCTGATCTTCGTCAACACCCGCCAGACCGCCGAAGCGCTCGGCTCGCGGTTCAACGTCCTCGATGCGAACATCGGGGTGCATCACGGCTCGCTGTCGAAGGAAGCCCGAATAGAAGTCGAGGAGGCGTTCAAGGCGGGCGACCTCGACGGACTGCTGTGTACCTCCTCGATGGAACTCGGGATCGACGTCGGACAGGTCGACCACGTCGTCCAGTACGCCAGTCCCCGCGAGGTCTCGCGACTGCTCCAGCGGGTGGGTCGGGCGGGTCACAGAAGCGATCGGGTCTCGCGGGGGACCGTGATCGCCACGACCCCCGACGACGCGCTCGAGGCGCTCGCGATCGTCGACCGGGCCGAGCGCGGCGACGTCGAACCCGCCGAGATCCACACCGGCAGTCTGGATACGCTCGCGAACCAGATCGCGGGGCTGGTGATGGGCCACGGCGAGATCCGAGCTAGAAAAGCCTACGAAGTTGTCACCCGCGCCGCACCGTTCGTCGACCTGCCCGAGGAGACCTTCCGGGAGGTCGTCCGGGAACTCTCGAACAACCGAATCCTCTGGCTGGACGAGGGAGCGGACAGTCTGGAGAAGTCGGGCGGGACCTGGCAGTACGTGTACGCGAACCTCTCGATGATCCCCGACGAGGCGACCTACGAGGTCCGGGACGTCGCGAGCGGGCGCGGCGTCGGCACGCTAGACGAGCGCTTCGTCACCACGTTCGCCGAACCGGGTGCGACGTTCATCCAGCGCGGAGAGATGTGGCGGATCGTCGAGATCGACGAGGAGGAGGAGAAAGTTCGGGTGAGTCCGGTCGAGAACCCGACCGGCGAGATTCCCTCGTGGGTCGGCCAGGAGATCCCCGTTCCCCGAGCAGTGGCCGAGAACGTCGGCGAACTGCGGCGGGTCGCCGCCCCACAGTTCTCCGGGGGAGCGACCCGCGAGGCGGTCGCCCGCGAGTTCGTCTCCCGGTACCCGACCGACCTCCACACCGCGAGCGAGGCCCTCTCCCCGATCGAGCGCCACGTCGAGACCGGCCACCCGATCCCGGCCGAGGATCGCTTGCTCGTGGAGTTCTCGGGCGGAACGGTCGTGGTCAACGCCTGCTTCGGCCACAAGGTCAACGAAACCCTCGGACGATTGCTCTCGGCCCTGTTGGGCCAGCGCACCGGTTCGTCGGTGGGCTTGGAGACCGACCCCTACCGGATCGAACTGACGGTCCCCTCGGGGGTCGCCGCGAGGGACGTGGTCGATGTGCTCGAGGAAACCGACCCCGAGCACGTCGAGGCGCTGATCGAGTTGAGCCTGAAGAACTCGGACGCACTCAAATTCCGCCTCGCGCAGGTCGCCGCGAAGTTCGGCGCGCTCAAATCCTGGCAGGGCTCTCGGGGATCCATCTCGATGGACCGGCTTCTGGGGGCGCTAGAGGACACCCCGATGTACGAGGAAGCCGTCAGGGAGGTGTTCCACGAGGACCTCGACGTGCCGGGTGCGGCCCGCGTCCTGGAGCGAATCAGATCCGGGGAGCTCGCCGTCGAGCGCGTCGGCGAGCGGACTCCCCTGGGAATCGGCGGGCGCTCGTCGAGCACCGAACTGCTCGCGCCCGAGAACGCCGACGCGAGCGTGATCCAGACCGTCCGCGAGCGTATTCGGGACGACCGCGTGCTGCTGGCCTGTCTGCACTGCAAGGAGTGGGACCGCACCCAGAAGGTCGAGCGCGTGGCCGAGGAACCCGAGTGTCCGAAGTGTGGCTCGACGATGATCGCCGCGCTCAACCCGTGGGCCGAGGAGGTCGTCGAAGCGGTTCGAACCGAGGAGAAGACCCCCGAGGAGGAGAAGGCGACCCGGCGGGCGTACACGGCCGCGAGCCTCGTCCAGGGCCACGGCAAGCGGGCGGTGATCGCGCTCGCGGCACGCGGGGTCGGTCCCCGAAACGCCGCCTACATCATCAACAACCACCGCGAGAACGAGGACGACTTCTACCGGGACATCCTCGAGAAGGAACGCGAGTACGCCCGCACGCAGGCGTTCTGGGACTGA
- a CDS encoding AbrB/MazE/SpoVT family DNA-binding domain-containing protein, with translation MGTIDSKGRVTLPQELRERLGLSPGSKVEISAQGERVVIEPERDSEEIEARMDDLLDDLERTTGTDSIDQLAREHRDLVRKQTESDGR, from the coding sequence ATGGGAACGATCGATTCGAAGGGAAGGGTTACGCTCCCACAGGAGCTCCGCGAGCGGCTCGGGCTGTCGCCCGGGTCGAAAGTCGAGATCTCCGCACAGGGCGAGCGCGTGGTGATCGAACCGGAGCGCGATTCCGAGGAGATCGAGGCGCGGATGGACGACCTGCTGGACGACCTCGAACGAACGACGGGTACGGATTCGATAGACCAACTCGCGAGAGAACACCGCGATCTCGTTCGGAAGCAGACCGAGTCCGATGGGCGGTAA
- a CDS encoding metallophosphoesterase has product MALVEPLVDEPAAIADLCGERALVVSDFHAGIEAALRHENGVEVASRAEKRREHVHRLLAEAGADRLVILGDFMHSIGGPGGAERGEIEVLLESLSVPVTIVKGNHDGDIESIVENARSTRTPGSVPEVTVTPGDGCRLGDVGFVHGHSWPASEVLGARVVCVGHEHPQVRLTDEVGGSRTERVWLRGALARAPFGDHVGTWTDTDLIVFPAFNELMGGTWINVEGEFLCPFLPEGLSDGEAYLLDGTRLGAYRDV; this is encoded by the coding sequence ATGGCACTCGTCGAGCCGCTCGTGGATGAGCCGGCCGCGATCGCGGACCTCTGCGGGGAACGCGCGCTCGTCGTTTCCGACTTCCACGCCGGCATCGAGGCGGCGCTTCGCCACGAGAACGGCGTCGAGGTCGCGAGTCGCGCCGAGAAGCGCCGCGAGCACGTTCACCGACTGCTCGCCGAGGCGGGCGCGGATCGGCTCGTGATCCTCGGGGACTTCATGCACTCGATCGGCGGGCCGGGCGGCGCGGAGCGCGGCGAGATCGAGGTGCTGCTCGAATCGCTGTCGGTGCCGGTGACGATCGTCAAGGGCAACCACGATGGCGACATCGAGTCGATCGTCGAGAACGCCCGTTCGACCCGGACGCCCGGTTCCGTGCCGGAGGTGACGGTCACGCCCGGAGACGGCTGTCGGCTCGGCGACGTGGGCTTCGTTCACGGCCACAGCTGGCCCGCGTCCGAGGTGCTCGGCGCACGAGTGGTCTGTGTCGGCCACGAGCACCCGCAGGTCAGGCTGACCGACGAAGTAGGGGGAAGTCGAACCGAACGCGTCTGGCTCCGTGGGGCGCTCGCGCGCGCTCCCTTCGGCGACCACGTCGGGACGTGGACCGACACTGATCTGATCGTCTTTCCGGCGTTCAACGAACTGATGGGCGGGACGTGGATCAACGTCGAGGGGGAGTTCCTCTGTCCGTTCCTGCCGGAGGGGCTCTCGGACGGGGAGGCCTACCTTCTCGATGGAACGCGCCTCGGCGCGTACCGCGACGTCTAG
- a CDS encoding RPA family protein, translated as MSANGNGGGGGDSGPGRREVAHRLFATEFDASSLEYADSDEERAPKYVITPTGARVNRLFAVGVLTEVQRVNDEVVRARVVDPTGAFVVYAGQYQPDALAFLERADPPTFVAVTGKANTFRPEDSDRVYTSVRPESIAEVDAETRDRWTVQAAEHTLRRIGEFARALETDSGASDRRDGIALAREEYGTTPAYLAALRETALDAARLVAGAVEEATPPAIEPGADDGRTVDLVALHDAEASEPASVGGAEADTPTSDGTDSEPEPGAATDIESEPEPDATGFEMPEQESEDGTGKAPAEPSGATDDADGETAGVPETATAEAESDERSDSDDLGDFDVPESEPAASEPVAEGDAETVDEGELYEFDAEERAEIEAEFDMEFSSGSEVDDPGEAGIDVPEPEGGAEIEDGDATTDPGTEVDTADEPSDEGEVDVEDRAMEVMRDLADGDGADREAVVDRVANEAGVAPEAVDDAIESALLSGRCYEPQDDVLKPI; from the coding sequence ATGAGCGCAAACGGGAACGGGGGCGGCGGTGGCGACTCGGGGCCGGGACGCCGCGAGGTCGCCCACCGCCTCTTTGCTACGGAGTTCGACGCCTCGTCGCTCGAATACGCCGACAGCGACGAGGAACGCGCCCCGAAGTACGTGATCACGCCGACGGGCGCGCGGGTCAACCGCCTGTTCGCCGTCGGCGTCCTCACGGAGGTCCAGCGGGTCAACGACGAGGTCGTCCGCGCGCGCGTGGTCGATCCGACGGGCGCGTTCGTCGTCTACGCCGGCCAGTACCAGCCCGACGCGCTGGCGTTCCTCGAGCGGGCCGACCCGCCCACCTTTGTCGCGGTCACGGGGAAGGCCAACACCTTCCGGCCGGAGGACTCCGATCGCGTCTACACCTCGGTCCGTCCCGAGAGCATCGCGGAGGTCGACGCCGAGACACGGGATCGCTGGACGGTACAGGCCGCCGAACACACCCTGCGGCGGATCGGCGAGTTCGCCCGCGCGCTCGAAACCGACAGCGGAGCGTCGGACCGTCGGGACGGGATCGCCCTCGCGCGCGAGGAGTACGGGACGACGCCCGCGTACCTCGCGGCGCTGCGCGAGACCGCGCTCGACGCGGCCCGACTCGTCGCCGGTGCGGTCGAAGAGGCCACCCCGCCCGCGATCGAACCCGGCGCGGATGACGGTCGGACGGTGGACCTCGTTGCCCTGCACGACGCCGAGGCTTCCGAACCGGCCAGCGTCGGTGGGGCCGAGGCGGACACCCCCACGTCCGACGGCACGGATTCGGAACCCGAACCGGGGGCCGCAACCGACATCGAATCTGAACCCGAACCGGATGCGACCGGATTCGAGATGCCGGAGCAGGAGAGCGAGGACGGAACCGGGAAAGCGCCGGCGGAACCGAGCGGGGCAACCGACGACGCCGACGGCGAGACGGCCGGTGTGCCCGAGACGGCGACCGCCGAGGCGGAGTCGGACGAGCGGTCGGACTCCGACGACCTCGGGGATTTCGACGTTCCCGAATCGGAACCGGCCGCGTCCGAACCGGTAGCGGAGGGGGACGCCGAGACGGTCGACGAGGGCGAACTGTACGAGTTCGACGCCGAGGAGCGCGCCGAGATCGAAGCCGAGTTCGACATGGAGTTCTCCTCGGGAAGCGAGGTCGACGACCCCGGCGAGGCAGGTATCGACGTTCCCGAACCGGAGGGAGGCGCCGAAATCGAGGACGGGGACGCCACTACCGACCCCGGTACGGAGGTCGACACGGCGGACGAACCGAGCGACGAGGGCGAGGTGGACGTCGAGGACCGGGCGATGGAAGTGATGCGCGACCTCGCCGACGGCGACGGCGCGGACCGCGAGGCAGTGGTCGATCGGGTGGCGAACGAGGCCGGCGTGGCGCCCGAGGCGGTCGACGACGCCATCGAGAGCGCGCTGTTGAGCGGGCGGTGTTACGAGCCACAGGACGACGTGTTGAAGCCGATCTAG
- a CDS encoding protein sorting system archaetidylserine decarboxylase, with amino-acid sequence MKFAPGVWWYAVPPLLLAFPAFVVSPTLGGLFVLAAAGTLFFFRDPERTPPFTGIVSPADGKVSEIRTEGDQLRVCVFMNVHDVHVVRAPDDGVVERVEHESGGYRPAFSKESDRNEKVHVGFEESEVTLIAGAFARRITPYVEAGDELERAERLGHIAFGSRVDVLLPPGIGYPDLRVERGEKVTAGETKIAGDASANGEWEWAENEELAD; translated from the coding sequence ATGAAGTTCGCGCCCGGCGTGTGGTGGTACGCCGTCCCGCCGTTGTTGCTCGCGTTTCCAGCGTTCGTCGTCAGCCCCACCCTCGGAGGGCTGTTCGTCCTCGCGGCCGCCGGCACCCTCTTTTTCTTCCGCGATCCCGAGCGGACCCCGCCCTTTACCGGGATCGTCTCGCCCGCGGACGGCAAAGTCTCGGAGATCCGCACCGAGGGCGACCAGTTGCGCGTCTGCGTCTTCATGAACGTCCACGACGTCCACGTCGTGCGCGCACCCGACGACGGGGTCGTCGAGCGAGTTGAACACGAGTCCGGCGGGTATCGCCCGGCGTTCTCGAAGGAGTCCGATAGAAACGAGAAGGTTCACGTCGGATTCGAGGAGTCCGAGGTGACGCTGATCGCCGGCGCGTTCGCCCGCCGGATCACGCCCTACGTCGAGGCGGGCGACGAACTCGAACGCGCCGAACGGCTGGGCCACATCGCGTTCGGGAGCCGAGTGGACGTGCTGTTGCCGCCGGGAATCGGCTACCCCGACCTCCGGGTCGAGCGCGGCGAGAAGGTGACCGCGGGCGAGACGAAGATCGCGGGCGACGCGAGCGCGAACGGCGAGTGGGAGTGGGCGGAAAACGAGGAACTCGCCGACTAG